The sequence AAGAAGGAATTCCAATTTCAGTTGTAGCAAAAGAATATAATATTGCTACAGGGACTCTAAGTATTATTGCTTCAAAATATAGATTTCATGGAGAAAAAGGTCTTAAAGAAGTAGGTAA is a genomic window of Streptobacillus felis containing:
- a CDS encoding helix-turn-helix domain-containing protein → MGRKGKFTFEEKLKMVKNIEEGIPISVVAKEYNIATGTLSIIASKYRFHGEKGLKEVG